Proteins encoded together in one Lutra lutra chromosome 4, mLutLut1.2, whole genome shotgun sequence window:
- the RPS8 gene encoding 40S ribosomal protein S8 → MGISRDNWHKRRKTGGKRKPYHKKRKYELGRPAANTKIGPRRIHTVRVRGGNKKYRALRLDVGNFSWGSECCTRKTRIIDVVYNASNNELVRTKTLVKNCIVLIDSTPYRQWYESHYALPLGRKKGAKLTPEEEEILNKKRSKKIQKKYDERKKNAKISSLLEEQFQQGKLLACIASRPGQCGRADGYVLEGKELEFYLRKIKARKGK, encoded by the exons ATGG GAATCTCTCGGGACAACTGGCACAAGCGCCGCAAGACCGGGGGCAAGAGAAAGCCCTACCACAAGAAGCGGAAGTATGAGCTGGGACGCCCCGCTGCCAACACCAAG ATCGGCCCCCGCCGCATACACACAGTCCGAGTCCGGGGAGGCAATAAGAAGTACCGTGCCTTGAGGCTAGACGTGGGGAACTTCTCCTGGGGCTCTGAGT GTTGTACGCGCAAAACGAGGATTATTGACGTTGTCTACAATGCATCCAACAACGAACTGGTCCGCACCAAGACCCTGGTGAAGAACTGTATTGTGCTCATTGACAGCACACCGTACCGACAGTGGTACGAGTCCCACTATGCACTGCCCCTGGGCCGCAAGAAGGGGGCCAAGCTG ACGCCCGAGGAGGaagagattttaaacaaaaaacgatcaaagaaaattcagaagaagtatgatgaaaggaaaaagaatgccAAAATCAGCAGTCTTCTGGAGGAGCAATTCCAGCAGGGCAAGCTTCTTG CATGCATCGCTTCACGACCAGGCCAGTGTGGCCGAGCAGATGGCTACGTCCTAGAGGGCAAGGAGCTAGAGTTCTATCTGAGGAAAATCAAAGCCCGGAAAGGCAAATAA